The genomic window AATAAAAGTTAAAGATATTATTTAAGATTGAAATAGAAATTTTAAAATTAATAAAAAATAGGCTATTGAATTAATTTACAACAGCCTATTTTTTTATGTTATATAAAAAATGTCGGAAAAATGTTGGAAAATTGATATTTTTTATATAACATTCTTTTTATAAGTTAAGATTTTATCAAAGAAAATTTACCTACAACTTCTATTTGAACAGTTTGTGGGAACATATCTACAGGTTGGATTTTTTCCAATCTATATCCCTCTTCTATAAGAATTTTACTATCTCTAGCAAAAGTTGAAGGGTTACAAGAGATATATACAATCTCATCAATTTTATGATTAGTTAAATCTCTTAGAGTTTTTTCTTCAATTCCCTTTCTAGGTGGGTCAAAAATTATAGAATCTACTTTTTTTCCACAACTCATAAGTTTTTCAATCTCTTTATTAACATCTCCAATAATGAACTCCATGTTTTCAATGTTATTTTCTTTGGCAGTTTTTATTCCATCTTCTACTGCAGATTTTACAATTTCAATAGAATATACCTTATGAGCTTCTTTAGATAACATCATTCCAATAGTTCCTGTACCAGAAAAGGCATCTATTATATATTTATCTTTGATATTATCAAAATAACTAATTCCAATATTATATAATTTTTTAGTTTGTCCTAAATTAATTTGGAAAAATGAGCTTGGAGAAATATTAAAATGAATTCCAGATATTTCCTCTTTAATGGTTTTTTCTCCAAATAAATGAACCATAGTTTTTCCCAAAGCAAAGTTTGTTTTCTCTGTATTTAATGAAACATATACAGATTTTATCTCTTCTACTTGATTATATAATTTAGAAAGGAATTCTTCCACATCTTTTGTAACTTTTTTTAAGTTTACCACAAGAACAACCATAGCTTCATTATAAGAGTTTGTTCTTGTCATTATATGTCTCAAAATTCCCCTATGCTCTATTTCATTATATACAGATATTCTTTTTTCATTATTTAATATCTCTTTTGCTTTATTGATGACCTTATTACTTAATTTTGAGCTAAGCATATTTTCTTTTACTTGAAATACATCATGACTTCTTTTTTGAAACATTCCTGTAATAATCTCATGATTTTTTCCATAGGCAAAAGGCTCAATAACTTTATTTCTATAATTATATATTTCATCAGATTTAACAATAGGTAAGATTTCTACATCTTTAACTCCACCTATTTTTTCCATTACATCTTTTACTAATTCTTGTTTATATTTTAATTGGGCTTCATAATTTAACATTCCAAAATCACAACCATGGAAATCTTCAAAAGATATTCTTTCATTATCTATTCTTTCAGCTCCAGCTTCTAATAATTTTGTGATTATTCCTCTAGCATAATTTTTCTTTTTAGAAATAATCTCTATTTCTACTTTGTCTCCAGGTACTGACATTGGTACAAATATTGCAAAATCATTGTAATATCCAAGCCCTTCTCCCCCATAGACAATTTTATCTATATTTAATTGTATTTTTTCTCCTATTGATACAGGCATTAGTCCTCCATTTCTGTAGAAAAATAATTTATATTATTTGTTATTTCCATTTTATTTTTTTCGTGCATCTCATTTTCAAAGGCCTTTAAATCGGCTTTTTTATCATACTCTAATTTTATCATTGCCAATTTTTTTTCAGCTTCTTCTACATATTTTTTTTCTACATAAATTTCCCTTTCAACTCTAGAGATTCTTATTAAAAGACTATTATGTATAAAGAAAACACCTACTATTACTGTTAACAATAATACAAAATTTTTCATTTTCTACATCACTCCTATATTTTTTCTACTACTCTTAATTTAGCTGAGTGAGACCTATTATTATATTTTAATTCTTCTACTCCTGCACATATTGGCTTTTTAGTCAAGATTTTTACTTGAGGTTTTTTTCCACAGATACACACAGGTAATTCTGGAGGACAAGTACAACCTTTTTCAAGTTCTTTAAATTTATTTTTTACAATTCTATCTTCTAATGAGTGGAAAGTAATTATAGCAAGTCTTCCACCTTTTTTTAAAGATTTTACAGCTTTTTCAATAGCAATTTCTAAAACTTCAAGTTCTTTATTAACTTCAATTCTTATAGCTTGAAAAGTTTTTTTTGCTGGATGTTTTTGAGATTTTCCAGAATAAGCTCTTCTTATAATTTCTACAAGCTCCCCTGTAGTTTCTATCTTTTTCACATCTCTAGTTTCACAAATAAATCTGGCTATCTTTCTAGCAAACTTTTCCTCTCCATATTCATAAATTATTTTTGAAAGTTTTTCTTCTGGATATTCATTTACAACTTCATAAGCTGAAAGAGGGCTACTCTTATCCATTCTCATATCAAGTCTTGTATCAAATCTATATGAGAAACCTCTTGTTTCATCATCAAGTTGAGTTGAAGATACTCCAATGTCCATAAGAATTCCATCTACTTGATATTTTCCAGCCATGTATAATACTGTATCTAAGTTTTGGAAATTATCTTTATAAACTTTCCATTTATTTTTATATGGTTCTAATCTTTTTGAAGCAAACTCTATTGCTTGTTGGTCTTGGTCTATAGATATTAACATTCCTTTATCAGAAAGAGTTTTTAATATTCCTTCTGAATGACCTCCCCCACCTAAAGTACAATCTAAATAAACACCATCTTTATTAGTCACAAGATTTTCTATTGTTTCATAATATAAAACAGGGATATGATATTCACTAAATGTATTTTTTATATCTTCCATTATTTTTCCTTTCAATTTTTATAGTTCCTTACTATTATATCACACATAAAAAAAATAGAGAAGAGTATCTCTATTTTTTTATAAATTATAGGTTTTTCTTAAAAATTTAAAATAATAAGAAAAATATTAATTTTTTTATAAGGTTTAAAGCTATATAAGCTAGTATAGGAGAAAAATCTATTCTACTATATCCCAAAGGTAATATCATTCTAAAAGGTTGTAATAGTGGTTCAGTTATTGAATAAACAATTTCAGTAAAATCATTTCTAGTGTATGGAGCTAACCAAGAGATTAATACTCTAATTAAAATTATAAGTTGTAAAATATATACAGTATAATGAATTATATTCATTAATAGTAATCTCATATAACCTCCTAATTATATTTATTAATTTCCCTCTAAGAAATAATGTTTTGTTATATTGATATACTCTATTCCAGACCATATTGTCAATACAACAGGAATCATCATTAAGATAGTATTTAAATTTATTAATGTAGGATATTCTTTTCCAAATAAAATTAATATCATTATTACTATCATTTGTGAAGTTGTTTTATATTTTCCAAGTTTGTTAGCTGCCACAACTTCTCCTTTAGCTGCCACAACTATTCTTATTCCACTTATTAAAAATTCTCTAAATATAACAACTATTGACATCCAAGAAGGGATAAATCTTAAATAGACCATAACAACTAAAGCAGATATAACTAAAACTTTGTCAGCTAATGGGTCCATTACTTTTCCAAAGTCTGTAATTAAATTATATTTCCTTGCTATATATCCATCAAAGAAATCTGTTATAGAAGCTATGGCAAATAGAGCTAAGGCGATAATTCTATATGCCCAACCTCCATCAATAGAGTTTTCTAAAAAATAAATAAATGGTACTGCTAATACAAGTCTTGCTATTGTAAGCTTATTAGGTAAATTCATTTCTCCCCCTTACTCCTCATCTAATATGGGACCTATAAAATCATATTGAAAATTTTGTTCTATTTTTACTTTGACTATATCTCCTATATTGGCTGTTCCATCAGATGTTAAAACTTTTCCGTCAATGTCCAAAGCCTGTGTTCTCATTCTTCCTTCCAACATATACTCACTTTCTGTTGAAATTCCATCAATGATTACATCTACAGTTTCTCCTATAAATTTTTCATTTTTTCTTTCAATAATTTCACCTTGAATATTTAAAAGCTCAGCCCATCTTTCTTCTTTTATCTCTTCAGGTATTTGATTTGGTAAATTATAAGCTACAGTATCTTCTTCTCTTGAATATTTAAAAACTCCCACATAATCAAACTTAAATTCTTGTATAAATTCTTTAAGCTCTTGGAAATTTTCCTCTGTTTCACCAGGAAAACCAACAATTACAGTAGTTCTAATTGTAGCTTCAGGGATAGCATTTCTTATTCTTTCAAGAATATTTCTTATAACATCTCCTGATTTTGCTCTACCCATATTTTGTAAAATATTATCTGATATATGTTGAATAGGAACATCAAAATAATTACAAATTTTTGGCTCATTTTTTATAACTTCTATTAACTCATCAGATATAGAATTTGGATACATATAGTAAAGTCTTATCCATTTAATCCCCTCTACTTTTACAAGTTCTTTTAAAAGTTCAGGTAACATTCTTTTTCCATATATATCTTTTCCATATTCTGTAATTTCTTGAGCTAAAAGATTTAATTCTATAACTCCATCTTTTGCAAGTGTTTCGGCCTCTGCTACTACATCTTCAATAGTTCTACTTCTTAAATCTCCTCTAAGTGATGGGATTATACAATAAGTACAATATTTATCACAACCTTCAGAAATTTTTAAGTAAGCACTGTGAGGATAGTTTGTAAGCATTCTCGGAGTTTTAGAAGTAGGTAGGAAGTCTAAACTTCCTACTCTTAATTCTTTCTTTCCTTCTATTATAGAGTCTACAACCTCTCCAATTTTATCTACATCACCTGTTCCAACAACAGCATCAATTTCTGGAATTTCTTTTAATAATTCCTCTTTGTATCTTTCAGATAGACAACCAGAAACTATTAATTTTTTTAGAGAACCGTCTTTTTTGTAGTCTGACATCTCTAAAATAGTTTGTATAGATTCCTCTTTAGCATCATTTATAAATGCACAAGTATTTACAATTATTATATCGGCTTCCTCTATATTTTCTACTAGCTCTAATTTTTTTTCTTTAACTAGTATTCCTAACATATTTTCACTGTCAACTGTATTTTTACTACAACCAAGGCTTATTAATCCTAATTTCATTAATTGTTCTCCTTAACTATTTAGCTAAATCTAATAATACTCTTTTTCTACTTAAGCTAATTTTTCCACCTTCATTAGAAATTACTTTTACATCAAAAGTATCTCCTTCTTTTAATACATCTTCTACATTAGCAACTCTTTCAGTTGAAATTTCAGATACATGTAAAAGTCCCTCTTTACCAGGTAATATTTCCATGAAGGCACCAAATTTTGCTACTTTTACAACTTTTCCTTTATAAACTTCTCCAACTTCTACGTCTTTTACATAGTAGTTTACACGTTTTATAGTTTCTTCTAAAGCTTCTAAGTCAGCACAGAATATTGAAACTTTTCCATCATCTTCTATATCAATTAAAGCTCCAGTTTCATCTATAATCTTTTTAATATTTTTTCCACTTGGTCCGATTAAAGCTCCAATTTTTTCTACATCTATTTGCATTCTGTGGATTCTTGGAGCGTTAGGAGCTAACTCTTCTCTTGGAGTAGGGATAGCAGCGTTCATAACTCCTAATATTTCAATTCTAGCTTTGTGAGCTTGATTTAAAGCTATTCTCATTATTTCTTCAGTAATTCCTGTAATTTTTATATCCATTTGTAAAGCTGTGATTCCTGATTTTGTTCCAGCAACTTTAAAGTCCATATCTCCTAAGTGGTCTTCAAGTCCCATTATATCTGTAAGAACTGTAAATTCATCTCCCTCTTTTACAAGCCCCATAGCAATTCCTGCTACATGTTCTTTAATAGGGACACCAGCGTCCATTAAAGCTAATGAACCTCCACAAATTGAAGCTTGAGATGAAGAACCATTTGATTCTGTAATATCAGATACAACTCTTACTGTGTATGGGAATTCTTCTTCAGATGGAATTACATATGATAAAGCTCTTTCAGCTAATGAACCATGTCCTAATTCTCTTCTTCCAGGAGCTCCATTTCTTCCGATTTCTCCTACTGAATAAGCTGGGAAGTTGTAGTGAAGATAAAATCTTTTGTAGAATTCTTCATCTAATGTATCTATTAATTGCTCATTTACTTTTGAACCTAAAGTTACAGTAACAAGAGCTTGAGTTTCTCCTCTTGTAAACATTGCTGAACCGTGAGGCATTGGTAAAGTTCCAACTTCAGCATATAAAGGTCTTATTTCATCAGTTTTTCTTCCATCAACTCTGTGTTTGTGGTAAAGAATAACTTCTCTTACTAATTTTTTCATAAGTCCATCATAATAAGTATCAAATTCTGTCATAACATCTTCTGGTAACTCTTCTTCTGGAACTTCTGGATAATTTTCATTGATGAACATTTCTTTTAATTCATCATGTAAAGCATCTACAGCGTCTTGTCTAGCTTGCTTTCCTGTAGTAAGAACTGCAGCTTTTAATTTTTCCTCTCCATTTGTATCTATAAAGTTTTTAACTAATGGATTTGGTTCTTCTTTAACAAATTCTATTTTTTCTTTTCCAATTAATTTTGTAAATTCTTCTTGGAATTCACAAAGTTTTTTAATATTTTCATGTCCAAACATTATAGCTTTTAACATAGTTTCTTCGTCCATTTCAGCA from Fusobacterium sp. FSA-380-WT-3A includes these protein-coding regions:
- the rlmD gene encoding 23S rRNA (uracil(1939)-C(5))-methyltransferase RlmD is translated as MPVSIGEKIQLNIDKIVYGGEGLGYYNDFAIFVPMSVPGDKVEIEIISKKKNYARGIITKLLEAGAERIDNERISFEDFHGCDFGMLNYEAQLKYKQELVKDVMEKIGGVKDVEILPIVKSDEIYNYRNKVIEPFAYGKNHEIITGMFQKRSHDVFQVKENMLSSKLSNKVINKAKEILNNEKRISVYNEIEHRGILRHIMTRTNSYNEAMVVLVVNLKKVTKDVEEFLSKLYNQVEEIKSVYVSLNTEKTNFALGKTMVHLFGEKTIKEEISGIHFNISPSSFFQINLGQTKKLYNIGISYFDNIKDKYIIDAFSGTGTIGMMLSKEAHKVYSIEIVKSAVEDGIKTAKENNIENMEFIIGDVNKEIEKLMSCGKKVDSIIFDPPRKGIEEKTLRDLTNHKIDEIVYISCNPSTFARDSKILIEEGYRLEKIQPVDMFPQTVQIEVVGKFSLIKS
- the rsmH gene encoding 16S rRNA (cytosine(1402)-N(4))-methyltransferase RsmH codes for the protein MEDIKNTFSEYHIPVLYYETIENLVTNKDGVYLDCTLGGGGHSEGILKTLSDKGMLISIDQDQQAIEFASKRLEPYKNKWKVYKDNFQNLDTVLYMAGKYQVDGILMDIGVSSTQLDDETRGFSYRFDTRLDMRMDKSSPLSAYEVVNEYPEEKLSKIIYEYGEEKFARKIARFICETRDVKKIETTGELVEIIRRAYSGKSQKHPAKKTFQAIRIEVNKELEVLEIAIEKAVKSLKKGGRLAIITFHSLEDRIVKNKFKELEKGCTCPPELPVCICGKKPQVKILTKKPICAGVEELKYNNRSHSAKLRVVEKI
- a CDS encoding YggT family protein, producing the protein MRLLLMNIIHYTVYILQLIILIRVLISWLAPYTRNDFTEIVYSITEPLLQPFRMILPLGYSRIDFSPILAYIALNLIKKLIFFLLF
- the pgsA gene encoding CDP-diacylglycerol--glycerol-3-phosphate 3-phosphatidyltransferase: MNLPNKLTIARLVLAVPFIYFLENSIDGGWAYRIIALALFAIASITDFFDGYIARKYNLITDFGKVMDPLADKVLVISALVVMVYLRFIPSWMSIVVIFREFLISGIRIVVAAKGEVVAANKLGKYKTTSQMIVIMILILFGKEYPTLINLNTILMMIPVVLTIWSGIEYINITKHYFLEGN
- the rimO gene encoding 30S ribosomal protein S12 methylthiotransferase RimO, yielding MKLGLISLGCSKNTVDSENMLGILVKEKKLELVENIEEADIIIVNTCAFINDAKEESIQTILEMSDYKKDGSLKKLIVSGCLSERYKEELLKEIPEIDAVVGTGDVDKIGEVVDSIIEGKKELRVGSLDFLPTSKTPRMLTNYPHSAYLKISEGCDKYCTYCIIPSLRGDLRSRTIEDVVAEAETLAKDGVIELNLLAQEITEYGKDIYGKRMLPELLKELVKVEGIKWIRLYYMYPNSISDELIEVIKNEPKICNYFDVPIQHISDNILQNMGRAKSGDVIRNILERIRNAIPEATIRTTVIVGFPGETEENFQELKEFIQEFKFDYVGVFKYSREEDTVAYNLPNQIPEEIKEERWAELLNIQGEIIERKNEKFIGETVDVIIDGISTESEYMLEGRMRTQALDIDGKVLTSDGTANIGDIVKVKIEQNFQYDFIGPILDEE
- the pnp gene encoding polyribonucleotide nucleotidyltransferase, yielding MFNETKLELEIGGRTLSLSTGKFARQSNGAVMIQYGDTVMLCTVNRSKEGRAGSDFFPLTVDYIEKFYAAGKFPGGFNKREAKPSVDATLISRLTDRPIRPMFPDGFNYEVQIVDTIFSYDGENTPDYLCAIGSSAALMISDIPFLGPVSSVIVGRDKNGEFILNPTPAQLAESDLNLKVAGTKEAVNMVEAGAAEMDEETMLKAIMFGHENIKKLCEFQEEFTKLIGKEKIEFVKEEPNPLVKNFIDTNGEEKLKAAVLTTGKQARQDAVDALHDELKEMFINENYPEVPEEELPEDVMTEFDTYYDGLMKKLVREVILYHKHRVDGRKTDEIRPLYAEVGTLPMPHGSAMFTRGETQALVTVTLGSKVNEQLIDTLDEEFYKRFYLHYNFPAYSVGEIGRNGAPGRRELGHGSLAERALSYVIPSEEEFPYTVRVVSDITESNGSSSQASICGGSLALMDAGVPIKEHVAGIAMGLVKEGDEFTVLTDIMGLEDHLGDMDFKVAGTKSGITALQMDIKITGITEEIMRIALNQAHKARIEILGVMNAAIPTPREELAPNAPRIHRMQIDVEKIGALIGPSGKNIKKIIDETGALIDIEDDGKVSIFCADLEALEETIKRVNYYVKDVEVGEVYKGKVVKVAKFGAFMEILPGKEGLLHVSEISTERVANVEDVLKEGDTFDVKVISNEGGKISLSRKRVLLDLAK